CTCGGGCGGCTATCCGCTTGATACGACATTTTATCAGTGCGTAAAAGGGATGGTGGGTGCAATCCCCGCCGTAAAGCCGGGCGGTAAAATCATTTCCGCAGGTTTTTGCAGGGAGCACCTGGGCTCGCAGGAATACCGCGACATCATGTTTGCCCACTCGCAGGATTGTCACGGATTTATTGAGCATATAAAGAAATCATGCCGGGTGGAAAAGGATCAGTGGGAATTTCAGATGCAGATAAGGGCTGTGGATAAAGTCGGAACCGGCGGACTGATCTTTTTAAGCAGCGGGCTTGATGAAGATGAAGCGGAACATATCTCGGCCTTGTCGATCAATAAAGAACCGCACCTGGTTAAAAGAGCCCTTCAGGATATGGTAGACACGCTGGTCTCGGAAAATAAGACGATTGCCGTTATACCGGAAGGGCCGTACTGTACGCCTTTATCAGGGGGCGGCAAATGAGCATAATCTTTGAACCTGTCGGAATTATCCATTCTCCGATAAAGGATGCCAGGGATGCGCCCAGGTTTTTCACGATATCCGACATCAAAGGGACAATCGAGATTTATCCCGAATATGCAGAAGGCCTCAAATTTATTGAAAGGGAAGAAAGTATAATCGTTCTTTTTCATTTTCACCTCTCAAAAGGATACGAGCTTATACAGCGAAAATGCACAACAGGTGAGTTGAAGGGCGTATTCACACTCTGTTCGCCAAAAAGGCCGAACCCTATAGGCATGTCCGTGCTCAGGCTTGAAAAGGTTGAAGACAATATCCTTTATGTTGCAAACCTTGACATGGTCGACGAAACCCCAGTTCTTGACATAAAACCTTACCGTCATTTCACGGAGCAGGAAATCTCACATACCAACAGCTGATTGAAAAAATCGGATTTTTGTGGTTTTATTGTCTGTCCAGAAAAAATAAAACCACCAGGAGAATTAAAGCCATGCGGTATGATATGCCCCTGTACAGACCGCCGTCCGAGGCGCGTGCCCTGATTTTTCAGGTGACGCTCGGCTGCTCGTGGAATAAATGCCTTTTCTGCGGCATGTACAAGACCAAGCGTTATCAGGTGAGACCGTGGGATGACCTTCAGAAGGACATACTCGAGATGGCCTCGATCTACCCTCACACAAAACGGATATTTCTTGCCGACGGCGACGTGATGGGCGTCGAGACTGGATATCTTATCAGGGTCCTTAGGCTTTTAAACGAGAAGTTTCCGCGCCTCGAAAAGGTCAATGTCTATGCCGGACCCACAAACCTTCTTGCCAAGACAGAAGATGAACTCAGGGCTTTGAGGGACCTCAAGCTCAGCACCCTTTATCTCGGCATAGAAACCGGAAATGACGAGTTGCTCAAGAAGATAAAGAAGGGCGCAACCGCGGCGCAGATAATAGACGGCTGCACAAAGGCGCTGAGGGCGGGGCTGAGGATGTCAACGATCATACTCTTAGGACTGGGAGGCGTGGAGGGCAGTTTCGTCCATGCAAAGGATTCGGCAAGGGTGGTCAGCGCCATCGACCCGCAGTTTGTAGCATGCCTGACTCTCATGCTCGGGCCTTATAAAGAGCTGTATGAAAAGAAGCTTATGGGGGGCGGTTTCACGCTTCCGGACAAACTGGGTACGCTCAAGGAACTCAGGTGGTTTGTTGAAGACCTCAACCTTACCAATTGCCGCTTCGGCACCGAGCATGCGTCGAATTATCTGCCCATTAGCGGTGATATCCCGGCTGACAAGGAAAAAATATTAGGTTTGATAGACAGGGCCCTGAACGACGAAAAGATGCTCAGGCCCGAATGGGCCAGAGGCCTGTAGATTGACAAGCCAAGCTCAGGTGATATACACCTTGATTCTGGAGGGAATAAATTGATTACAGCAGTCAAGGGAATGAACGATATCCTCCCTGCCGAAATTGCAAAATGGCGATTTGTCGAAGAAACGGCAAGGAGGGTTTTCAGCCTCTACGGGTTTTCCGAACTGAGGACTCCTGTTGTCGAAAAAACGGAACTCTTTTCAAGAGGCATGGGCCAGGATACTGATGTCGTTGAAAAGCAGATGTACACTTTTATCGACAAGGGCGATTCATCGCTCACACTCAGA
This genomic window from Desulfomonilia bacterium contains:
- the tsaA gene encoding tRNA (N6-threonylcarbamoyladenosine(37)-N6)-methyltransferase TrmO, whose translation is MSIIFEPVGIIHSPIKDARDAPRFFTISDIKGTIEIYPEYAEGLKFIEREESIIVLFHFHLSKGYELIQRKCTTGELKGVFTLCSPKRPNPIGMSVLRLEKVEDNILYVANLDMVDETPVLDIKPYRHFTEQEISHTNS
- a CDS encoding radical SAM protein, whose product is MRYDMPLYRPPSEARALIFQVTLGCSWNKCLFCGMYKTKRYQVRPWDDLQKDILEMASIYPHTKRIFLADGDVMGVETGYLIRVLRLLNEKFPRLEKVNVYAGPTNLLAKTEDELRALRDLKLSTLYLGIETGNDELLKKIKKGATAAQIIDGCTKALRAGLRMSTIILLGLGGVEGSFVHAKDSARVVSAIDPQFVACLTLMLGPYKELYEKKLMGGGFTLPDKLGTLKELRWFVEDLNLTNCRFGTEHASNYLPISGDIPADKEKILGLIDRALNDEKMLRPEWARGL